Genomic window (Flavobacteriales bacterium):
GGTGCATGGCTGCTGGAGCATCAGGGCATGTTGCTGGAAGGGCGCAACCCGTTCTATGAGGTGATGCCGCAGTGGTTCCTTCTCACGGGCGTCGGCATCGCGACCTTGGCGGCCATCGTTGCTTGCCAAGCGGTGATCAGCGGGTCGTTCACCTTGATCAACGAGGCCATCACATTGAACTTCTGGCCCCGGGTGAAGGTGAAGTTCCCCACCGTGGTGCGCGGGCAGATCTACATCCCCAGCGTGAATTGGCTGCTCTGGGCGGGCTGTGTCGGCGTGATGTTCTACTTCCGCAGCAGCGGCAACATGGAAGCTGCTTACGGCTTCTTCATCGTGGTGGCCATGCTGATGACCACCGTGCTGCTCTTCGGCTACCTGCGCTTCGTGCGGCGCTGGCACATGGCGCTGGTGCTCCTGGTGATCGGCGTGTTCTTCACCTTGGAGCTCGCCAACTTCGTGGCGAATGCCGTGAAGATCCTGCACCGGCCCTGGTTGGTGGTGGCGGTGTTGCTGGTGTTCGGGGTGATGTTCACCTGGTACAGGGCGCGTAAGATCATCAACCGCTTCATCAAATTCGTGCCGTTGATGGATCACGCCCAAGCGCTGCGCGACCTCAGCGCCGACCGCGACCTGCCCAAGTTCGCCACGCACCTGGTCTACCTCACCAAGGCGAACAACCCCGGCCAAGTGGAGAGCCAGATCATCAACAGCATCCTGGCGCGGAAAGTGAAGCGGGCCGAGATCTACTGGTTCGTTCACGTGAACTACACGGACGAGCCGTACACCATGGAATACCGTGTCTCGGAGCTGATCGACGACAAGGTGATCCGCGTGGACTTCGACCTGGGCTTCCGTGTGCAACCACGCGTGAACCTGCTGTTCCGCCGGGTGCTGGAGGAACTGGACGCCGACCACGAACTGAACTTCCGGAACAAGTACGAAAGCATCAAGAAAGGCGACTTCCACACGGACATCTGCTACGTGATCACCGAGCGCATCCTCTCGGTTGAGAACGAGTTCAGCGTGCGTGACAACTTCATTCTGGACGTGTACTACAGTTTGAAGCACCTGGCCTTGAGCGACCGGGAGGCCATGGGACTGGACCCGAACGTAACGGTGGTGGAGCAGGTCCCGCTGGTGATCCAGGCCGTGCGGGAGATCCCGCTGAAGCGCGTCAGCATGACGCGGCAGGGGAAGCGGGAGTGAGGATCGAGGGATTTCTTTGGTACAGGGTATAGGGTACAATGCCGCACATTCGGTATTCAGTACCCTGTACCCTGTACCCTGTACTCGATACCCGGTACCCTGTACCAGCAATTACTTCAACCCTCTCTCCCGCTCGATCCGCTCCCAGGCCTCCTGCACCTTCTTGAATTTTTCGGAAGCCGCTTTCTGGAACTCCTCGCCGAGGTGGGCCACACGGTCGGGGTGGTGCTTCATGGCGGCGCGGCGATAGGCCTTCTTCACCTCCTCGTCGCTGGCTTTGGGATCCACTTCAATGATGGTGTATGCCGATGCCGCTGACGGCCCCCCGAACATGGCATCGAGCGAGGCCAGGTCCTTCTGACTGATGCCCATGTCCGCGGCGATGCGCTCCAGTACTTGGTGTTCGGCAATATGGACCCTGCCGTCGGCGTGTGCCAGGCCGATGAGGTAATGCATCACCTGCAGGCGCTCCGGATGGGACAAATGCCCACGGATCTGCGCACAGACATCGCGGAGCGGGATGTCGCGCTTCAGCACATCACGCAGGAGGCGCAGCAGTTCCGCGCTGTGCTGCGGTCCGAACTGTTGGACAAAGAACTTGCGGACATGGCCCAGTTCGCCGTGGGTCGGCTTGCCATCGGCCTTCATCACCGCGGCGGTGAGCACCACCAAGCTGAGGGCCAGATCCCCGGACGTGGCCGGCCCCTGCGTAGGCCGTGCCCGTTGCCCTGCACCCGGTTTGGCCACTACGATGCCTTGGGCGTTGTCCATCAACGCGCCGAGCGCAAAGCCCACCACGGCGCCGATGGGCGTGCCCGTGAGCGCGAAGCCCAAGCTCCCGAAGATCCACTTGTTGTAACCGGCCATACGATACGTTACCAGGAACCACCGGCCCCACCGCCGCCGAAGCCGCCGCCACCGAAACCGCCAAAGCCTCCCCCGCCCCCACCGAAGCCTCCTCCGCCGCCGCCGGAGAAGCCGCCCCAGCGTCCGCTATGCGAGGAACCGGCCGCGTTCATCAGCGCCCAAGCGGCCCAGAAATCGAGGCTGTTCACCCGGGCGTATTTCCGCGTACGGCGCACCATCGACCAGAAAATGAACAGGAATAACGCGAGGATCATCAGCAGCGGCACCCAAGGCACGGGCTTCTCACCGTAGCTCTTCGCGTTGATCTCGCCCTTGGCCAAGGCCATCAGCACGTCGGTGGCTTTGTCCATGCCGCCGTAGAAGTCGCCATTGCGGAACCGCGGCAGCACTTCCTCGTCCACGATGCGCTTGGCGATGAGGTCAGGGATGGCACCTTCCAGCCCATAGCCCACGGCGATGAACACATGGCGGTCGCCGGCCCTGCCGTTGGGCTTCACCAAGATCAGCACCCCGTTGTCGATGCCCTTCTTGCCAAAACCCCAGGCCTGGCCCAATTCGAAGGCGAAGTCGGAAGCGGGATAGCCGCAGAGCGTGTCCACGGCCACGATGGCGATCCGGTTGCTGGTCTCGCGGGCGAAATTCACCAGCTTGTTGTTCAGGTCCGCCTCTTGTTGCTTGTCCAAGAAGTTGGTGTACTGAAAAACAAGTTGATCCTCATTCGCGGGTTTGGGAGGGAAGCAAGGGTCCATTTCCGCCGCGGATCCCCACACGGTGATCGAAGCGAACGCAAAGAGAAGCAGGGACCGCAGCACTTTCATATTCCGAAGCTCACGTCGTCGTTCAGTTCGTTCACGTCGTCGCGCTGGTGGGGAAAATGCTCGCGGAGCTGCTCGCCGAGCCGTTCCACTCCGGCGCACAGGCCTTCGCAGAAACGGTCCTGCTTGAAATCCTCCAGGATCAGGTCCAGCACACCGTGCCAATAATCATCGCCCAGTTTGGCGTGGATGGCCACATCACCGATCACGGCCACCTTCCGCCCGGGAATGCTCACATAGATCAGCACGCCGTTGCGGTCCTTCGTCCTGGCCATCCCGAGGTCGTCGAAGACGAAGGCCGCGTGATCGAGCACATCCTCCATGATGGCCACGTCGAGGTGTACGCGGATCTCGCCACTGGTGCGCTTCTCCGCGGCACGGACGGCATCACGTACCCGGCCCAGCTCCTCGGCCGTAAGCCACTCCTCGATGTCCACCCGCTGCTTCACTTGCCGAAGTCGATGTCGGGTGCGGTATCAGTGCCTTCTTGCGCCGTGAAGTAACCTTTCTCGGTAAAGCCGAAGATGCCCGCGAGGAAATTGTTGGGGATCTGCTTGATCTTGGAGTTGTATGCCCGTGCCAGGTCGTTGAACTTGCGGCGCTCCACGCCGATGCGGTTCTCCATGCCCTCGTACTGCGCTTGGAAATCGCGGAAGGCCGTAGTGGTCTTCAGGTCGGGGTAGCGTTCCACGGTGACCATGAGGCGGCTGAGCGCGCCGGTGAGCTGCTGCTGGGCCTGCTCGAACTGCGCCATCTTCTCCGGAGTAAGGTCATTCGCGTTCAGCTGGATGCTGGTGGCCTTGGCGCGGGCGTTGATCACGTCGGTAAGGGTGGTCTTCTCGAAATCCGCCGAGCCCTTGATGATCTCCACGATGTTCTTCGTCTTGTCAGCACGCAACTGGTATGCGTTCTCCACGTTGCTCCATTGGGCTTTCACGCCCTCGTCCATGCCCACCATGCCCCGTTGGAAGCTGATGGCCCAGAGAACGACGGCGGCAATGGCCACGAGAATGATGATGGTGGAACGTTTCATGTTCAAGGATCGCAGGGTTGATGATCCGTACAAAGATGCACGGCTTGCCGGAACCGGCCATCAGGATCAGGGTGAACGGTCGGAGAAAGTGAATAGCGGTGTGTGGAGCGACCGCTTAGGTTGAACCGCAACGCTCGCAACGGACGCAACGGGAACAATGGCTACCGTATCGAAGGTCCGCTGGCCGAGCAGTGCATTCCGTTGGGCATTCGTTGAGAGCGTTAAACCAACTCCACCTTGACCAAGCCATTTCCATTGGCATAGTCGATCGCGGAGCTGTGCAAATAGTGTTCGGGCAGCCTAACAAAGTGTGCCTTCACCGGGTTGTTATGGATGTAATCGATCACATTGGTCCTGTGTTCAACATCTTCGATCAGCACGGCATGACTGTCGTCCTCCCAGAGTTTGAACTCATCGGATCGGGCTACTTGTCGTGCCCGGAAAGCCATCCTGTCAAGAAGCCAGTGGCGCCTGCTTTCTATCCCGGTCTGAATGTGTTCGCGGATCGAGCGTGAGGTGAATTTCTTCAGGTCCCGTGTAATATCGCTCAGCCGAAAACCCTCACGCGCATAACCCAATAGGTGCAGGTGATTGGACATGAGCACCCAAGCATTGATCGAAAACCCCTTGTTGGCGACACAAAAGTTGAGCGAATCCACGACGATCGCCATGTGCTCCTTGCGTGTGAACACATCCATCCAATCGATCACGGTGAACGTGAGGAAATAAAGATCGTTTTGACGATGGATGCGGTAGGCTTCGCCCATGGTCGGAAATTAAATACATAATCCCGATCGGAGATCGGCTTCCCGTCCGGTCGCGTCTGAGACGCCGACCGAGATCCGAGAACCCTCCATCGGCCGCCATCGGACACGTCTCCGACGTGTCCGGCCGGGAAAAGCGTCTCTGACGCTAAAATATCCCCACCTCCTCCCCGCGCCCGTCGATCCGCGCGCGGTACATGCCGGTGCAGTTGAAGTCCAGCACGATGTGCCCGTGTTTGTCCACGGCGATCAGGCCGCCCTCGCCGTCCAGCGGTGGCAGTTTTTCATGCACCACGATGTGCACCGCTTCTTCCAGCGAAAGGCCCTTGTAGGCCATCAACGCGTGAACGTCGTGAGCGGCCACGGCACGCAGGAAAGCCTCGCCATTGCCGGTGCAGCTGATGGCGCAGGTGGCGTCATTGGCGTATGTGCCGGCACCGATCACCGGGCTGTCGCCGATGCGTTGCCAGCGTTTGTTCGTCATGCCGCCGGTGCTGGTGGCGGCCGCCAAGTGGCCTTGCGCGTCAAGCGCCACGGCACCTACCGTCCCGAATTTCTTTTCGCCCGCGCTGTGGTCCAAGCGTACTTCGGCACTGCCGCGCACCTCCTGCCATTGGTCGTGGCGCAGTTGGTCGAAGAAATATTCGTCGTCCTCCAGTTCCACTTTCTGTTCGTGCGCGAATTCGAAAGCACCGCGCCCGCCGAGCATCACATGGCCGCTCTTCTCCATCACCAAGCGCGCTAGGCCAACGGGGTTCTTCACGTTCCCCACGCCGGCCACGGCACCCGCGCGCAGGTCGCTGCCTTGCATGATCGCGGCGTCCATCTCGTGCGTGCCACCCGCTGTGAAAACAGCACCACGCCCTGCATTGAACAGCGGTGTGTCCTCCAGCACGCGCACGGCGGCCTCCACGGCATCCAATGCGCTTCCGCCGGCAGTGAGCACGGCATGGCCGCGCCGGACAGCGGCGGAGAGCGCGCCTCGATAAGCACTTTCTTTCTCCGGCGTCAAGGCCGAAGGGTCCAACGTGCCCGCGCCCCCGTGGACGGCAATGGCCACAGGGCTGTGAGCAGCGGACATCACTCTTTGATCAGCACGCCGTCCGCCTCGAACGTCCAGCTCATCTCCGGCTCGGTGATCGCGGCGATCTCCTCCTTGCTCTTGCCGGCGTCCTCCGCATAGTGCTGCAGCATGGCCACGCTGGTCACGTCCTTCTTGGCGCGGCCTTGCATCACCACTTCCTTGCCTTCCAGGCCTTTGGTGGGCACGAAGAAGCCATAGTCACGGAAGCGGACCTTCATGGAAGACCCGTCGGCCATCTTCACGTCCATCCAGCAGCCTTTCTTGCCGCAGCTTTCAATGATCTCCGTCGTCACCTTGGTCGCGAGGGAATCCATCTCGGCGGCAGCTTTCGTGAATTCGGCCATGGTGATGGCACCGTCCGCGGTGATGGCATCGCCGTAGCTGACATAATCGCCTTTTTGGACTGCAGGGCTGGCGGAATCCTGTGCGCAAACGGTAAGTGCGGCCGGCGCGAGGAGGAGGAAAAGTAGGTGCTTCATGGGGATTGTTTGGGTCCGCGAAGATAGCTCCTCCCGGTGTCCCGCACTGAATGTCTCACGTAGCGGACACTGAGCGGGATTCCGTAGCTGGCTTTCAGCACTCCGTGTCCGCTTCGCGAGAGTGACACTCCGAGTACTTTCGCACCATGCACCACCATTTTCCCCTCTCCATCCTGCTGCTCCTCGCCGCTTGCGGCACCTCCACCGACACCAAGCAGGCGGAGGCCCCGCCGCGCGCCGACCTCCTCGCCTCCCACATCGACAGCACGGTGAACCCCGGTGACGACTTCTTCGATTTCGCCAACGGAGGCTGGATCCAGGCCAACCCGATCCCCGGCACCGAATCCGCCTGGGGCATCGGCAACTTGATCGTGGAGGAACTGCGGGAGAAGACCCGCAGCATCAACGAGGAAGCCGCCAAGGCCAATGCCGCCAACGGCTCCGACCAGCAGAAGATCGGCGACTTCTGGTCCACCGGCATGGACAGCGCCAAAGCCGATCGGCTGGGCACTACGCCGCTGATCGACCTGCTCCGGCAGATCGATGGGATCACCAATGCGAAGGACGCATTCACCGTGGCCGGCGTTTTGAACCGCGCCGGTGCGGACGTCCTCTACAGTGGTAGCGTGGACCAAGACCCCAAGAACAGCGAGAAGATGGCGGTGAGCCTGTGGCAGGGCGGCCTCGGCCTACCGGACCGCGACTACTACTTCAACAACGAGGCGGGCGTGGCCAAGAACCGCGCCGCCTATCCGGGCCACATCGCCCGTATGCTGCGCTTCCTCGGGCAGGACAGCGCCACTGCGGCCAAAGACGGAGCCGCCGTGATGGCCTTCGAAACCGCGCTCGCCAAGAAGAGCCGAACGCTGGACCAGCAACGTGATCCCTACGCCAACTATAACAAGATGGCCGTAGGCGGTAAGCTCCGCCAGACCACACCGCACATGGACTGGCGCGCCCTTTTAGACAGCTACGGCCTCCAAAAATGTGACACGGTGATCGTGGGCCAGCCGGAATTCCTCGCCGCCGTGGACGGTCTGTTGCAGACCACGTCCGTGCCCACCCTTAAGAACTATTTCCGCTATCACCTGCTCTCCGCCTTCGCGGGCAACCTCAGCAGCCCCATCGACCAGGAGGACTTCAACTTCTACGCCACGAAGCTCTACGGACAGGAACAACAGCGCCCGCGTTGGAAGCGGGTCATCAACGAGGAAGGCGGCTCCATTGGGATGATCGTGGGCAAGGTCTTCGTGAAGGACTACTTCCCCGAGCGCTCCAAAAAGCGCTATGACGGCTTGGTGGAAGCGATCCGCAGCGCCTACCGCGAGCGCATCAAGAACCTGGACTGGATGAGCGACCCCACCAAGGAAAAAGCCTTGGAAAAACTCAACACCATGACCAAGAAAGTGGGCTATCCCGACGTGTGGAAGGACTACAGCACGCTGAAGATCGACACCGTGAGCTATGCCGCCAACGTGCTGGCCGCCAACCGCTGGCACTTCGACGATGAGATGGGCAAATGGGGCAAGCCGGTGGACCGCACCGAATGGGATATGACGCCCCAGACCTACAACGCCTACTACA
Coding sequences:
- a CDS encoding KUP/HAK/KT family potassium transporter, giving the protein MQKAHTHPLSWAGMLVTLGIIFGDIGTSPLYVFKAIMGETTPISERVVLGALSCIFWTLTLQTTFKYILITLRADNRGEGGVFSLYTLVRRFGKWVWMPAIIGAATLLADGILTPPISVAAAIEGLGGVEVFAGIIAPGNTATVLIVVAIISLLFFFQRFGTKVVGLAFGPIMFVWFGMLLMLGLSHLVRTPHVLASLNPMYAVDLLTRYPGGFWLLGAVFLCTTGAEGLYNDMGHCGRRNIQSTWIFVKTALVCNYMGQGAWLLEHQGMLLEGRNPFYEVMPQWFLLTGVGIATLAAIVACQAVISGSFTLINEAITLNFWPRVKVKFPTVVRGQIYIPSVNWLLWAGCVGVMFYFRSSGNMEAAYGFFIVVAMLMTTVLLFGYLRFVRRWHMALVLLVIGVFFTLELANFVANAVKILHRPWLVVAVLLVFGVMFTWYRARKIINRFIKFVPLMDHAQALRDLSADRDLPKFATHLVYLTKANNPGQVESQIINSILARKVKRAEIYWFVHVNYTDEPYTMEYRVSELIDDKVIRVDFDLGFRVQPRVNLLFRRVLEELDADHELNFRNKYESIKKGDFHTDICYVITERILSVENEFSVRDNFILDVYYSLKHLALSDREAMGLDPNVTVVEQVPLVIQAVREIPLKRVSMTRQGKRE
- a CDS encoding TerB family tellurite resistance protein, giving the protein MAGYNKWIFGSLGFALTGTPIGAVVGFALGALMDNAQGIVVAKPGAGQRARPTQGPATSGDLALSLVVLTAAVMKADGKPTHGELGHVRKFFVQQFGPQHSAELLRLLRDVLKRDIPLRDVCAQIRGHLSHPERLQVMHYLIGLAHADGRVHIAEHQVLERIAADMGISQKDLASLDAMFGGPSAASAYTIIEVDPKASDEEVKKAYRRAAMKHHPDRVAHLGEEFQKAASEKFKKVQEAWERIERERGLK
- a CDS encoding TPM domain-containing protein; this encodes MLRSLLLFAFASITVWGSAAEMDPCFPPKPANEDQLVFQYTNFLDKQQEADLNNKLVNFARETSNRIAIVAVDTLCGYPASDFAFELGQAWGFGKKGIDNGVLILVKPNGRAGDRHVFIAVGYGLEGAIPDLIAKRIVDEEVLPRFRNGDFYGGMDKATDVLMALAKGEINAKSYGEKPVPWVPLLMILALFLFIFWSMVRRTRKYARVNSLDFWAAWALMNAAGSSHSGRWGGFSGGGGGGFGGGGGGFGGFGGGGFGGGGAGGSW
- a CDS encoding TPM domain-containing protein; translated protein: MEEWLTAEELGRVRDAVRAAEKRTSGEIRVHLDVAIMEDVLDHAAFVFDDLGMARTKDRNGVLIYVSIPGRKVAVIGDVAIHAKLGDDYWHGVLDLILEDFKQDRFCEGLCAGVERLGEQLREHFPHQRDDVNELNDDVSFGI
- a CDS encoding LemA family protein, with product MKRSTIIILVAIAAVVLWAISFQRGMVGMDEGVKAQWSNVENAYQLRADKTKNIVEIIKGSADFEKTTLTDVINARAKATSIQLNANDLTPEKMAQFEQAQQQLTGALSRLMVTVERYPDLKTTTAFRDFQAQYEGMENRIGVERRKFNDLARAYNSKIKQIPNNFLAGIFGFTEKGYFTAQEGTDTAPDIDFGK
- a CDS encoding transposase; the encoded protein is MGEAYRIHRQNDLYFLTFTVIDWMDVFTRKEHMAIVVDSLNFCVANKGFSINAWVLMSNHLHLLGYAREGFRLSDITRDLKKFTSRSIREHIQTGIESRRHWLLDRMAFRARQVARSDEFKLWEDDSHAVLIEDVEHRTNVIDYIHNNPVKAHFVRLPEHYLHSSAIDYANGNGLVKVELV
- a CDS encoding isoaspartyl peptidase/L-asparaginase, which produces MSAAHSPVAIAVHGGAGTLDPSALTPEKESAYRGALSAAVRRGHAVLTAGGSALDAVEAAVRVLEDTPLFNAGRGAVFTAGGTHEMDAAIMQGSDLRAGAVAGVGNVKNPVGLARLVMEKSGHVMLGGRGAFEFAHEQKVELEDDEYFFDQLRHDQWQEVRGSAEVRLDHSAGEKKFGTVGAVALDAQGHLAAATSTGGMTNKRWQRIGDSPVIGAGTYANDATCAISCTGNGEAFLRAVAAHDVHALMAYKGLSLEEAVHIVVHEKLPPLDGEGGLIAVDKHGHIVLDFNCTGMYRARIDGRGEEVGIF
- a CDS encoding DUF4920 domain-containing protein, producing the protein MAEFTKAAAEMDSLATKVTTEIIESCGKKGCWMDVKMADGSSMKVRFRDYGFFVPTKGLEGKEVVMQGRAKKDVTSVAMLQHYAEDAGKSKEEIAAITEPEMSWTFEADGVLIKE
- a CDS encoding M13 family metallopeptidase, translated to MHHHFPLSILLLLAACGTSTDTKQAEAPPRADLLASHIDSTVNPGDDFFDFANGGWIQANPIPGTESAWGIGNLIVEELREKTRSINEEAAKANAANGSDQQKIGDFWSTGMDSAKADRLGTTPLIDLLRQIDGITNAKDAFTVAGVLNRAGADVLYSGSVDQDPKNSEKMAVSLWQGGLGLPDRDYYFNNEAGVAKNRAAYPGHIARMLRFLGQDSATAAKDGAAVMAFETALAKKSRTLDQQRDPYANYNKMAVGGKLRQTTPHMDWRALLDSYGLQKCDTVIVGQPEFLAAVDGLLQTTSVPTLKNYFRYHLLSAFAGNLSSPIDQEDFNFYATKLYGQEQQRPRWKRVINEEGGSIGMIVGKVFVKDYFPERSKKRYDGLVEAIRSAYRERIKNLDWMSDPTKEKALEKLNTMTKKVGYPDVWKDYSTLKIDTVSYAANVLAANRWHFDDEMGKWGKPVDRTEWDMTPQTYNAYYNPSNNEIVLPAGIFMLPGLPDSLADDAMVYGYAAASTIGHEITHGFDDEGRQSDAKGNLAPWWTPEDSAHFTQRAEVMAKQFDTYEPIPGIHINGHATLGENIADFGGIQLGLDAFKKTNEYKSGKKIAGYTPLQRYFLGYALGWLGHQKEESLRSRLLSDVHSPGKYRVNGPFANVPEFYEAFNIKEGQPMWRADSVRVKIW